GGGGGAGTAGGGAGAAACTCTTTTGGTGGTGGAGGTATCTTGCCAAATAGGAGGTAGATGCCTTAATGCTAGATGTAGAGCAAAGTGTCTGTGTCACTGTATGGCATTATGCGGTTTCCACAGCCTGTATCCATTTCCGTCAACCCCCTTCTCCACTCAGGAAGCTGCAAAATTGAGTTCATGTCCAGGGCTGGGAGAGACAAGAATCTGTTTtctcagaaaggaaaatatactGGAATTTGAGTCTAGACTCTAGGCCCATAGTGTGCACACAGCAGTGTACTGGTTAAATGTATAACAACCAGCTCTGCAAGGGGAAAAGACCCttatttgtagtgtttgccaatcCCACTATGAccagtttcaagctaccaacatggtGCTACTGAATGCAGAGTTGGGAAGACATGCATAGAATCCACTTTCATTATCAGATAAAAGACGGCTCCAACACCCCACTGGGCCCACCTTCTCTtactttctcctccctcttcccctcacccctcctcccccaattcACATTCCTCCAGGAATTTTTCATTATTCTGTCTCTGAGGATAGTAGCATCTGCCATGAGAGGAGAAATTGcaattgttgttattgttctaaTTAGAATGAGTTACGAGCGGCCTCTCACCCTGGCccagctgcccattctccttgtgGCTCACAGGAGTACATAATGTGCATCAGCTTATCAGTGAACTTTGTGCTCTCTTGAATCCCTTTCTCTATTACCACCACCCCCAAGAAGATAGTAGACAGCATAATTTGTTCCTCTTCTTCACAGGCAGCCCTAAGCACAAAGGTTCCATGTAAAGGGGAGTTACTGAGACACAAGAATGGATGTGGGTAGGAACATGCAACGATGAGATGCCCATACAAAAAGCACCAGATACACGTTCAGTTACATCTGAGATACACGTAGAATCGAGATGAAGTGTCCATGGCTAAAAGCAATGAATGTTTACTCCAATTTGTAGACTATAAGTTCCTTCCTCAGATTCTAAGCTCCGTAAAGACAAGATAGAAACCACATCTCATTCATTACTGTAACCAACACCTcagtaaataaattattgaataagtgtgatggtggcctcagctcctggcaacctTCCCCTCAACTTCTGCAAAGGCAGCAAAGTCCTGAGCTCAAAGGGAAGGTTCAGCCAACAAAATACTATACCGGGAATGCTAAACATGGACATGTTAAAGTAGTTCAAATGTATGTGCTTCGTAACAGTGATAGACTTTCTCTAAAATGAGGCATAAATACTATTACATTAATATAACCAGTGGGTAGAAACAGAATTGATATTTCTTGGCTGAACATTATTTTTTGTATGTAGTACAACTTGGTATCTCCAGACTGATTAGGACTGACTGCAGTCAAAATAATCTGTGAGTTCTGTAGAACTTCTCCCTGCTGTTGTAGCTCTtacccatcaggaagaggaaaggTAAAATAGGGCAGGTTATTACCTAGCAGCCATTTAACAGAGGAAGAAATGTACACAGATGGAGGGTAGTAAGGTTGCTTAATCCAGACACTTGCACTTGGTAGACAGACAATACCCAAGTTCGCATATTACAATTCCAGCTACCCGGCAGCGAGCCAGTGAAATCAGTCCCTCTGTCTGACAGGGTCACTAATTCTAACACGTCTCCATTTCTCCTCACATCCTGTGCTCCCACCATACCACTTCTAAGCCCTAGGGGATTTGTGCCTCTCCCATCCAGCCTGGCTGAAAGGTGGGCAGTATATTTCCTTCCATGAGTCAACTGATACAAAATTTCAGCTCCCAGACTTCTGCTAATAAACTAAACgaaaagaaagtcaagaaaataaaaacggAGTTGAGTGAGCACAGATGAAAGTGGCTTCAACACTCTTCGGTAATGAGATTTTTAACACATGAGGGAGGAGTTCATTCCATGATTAGACCCTGTTAGCCAGTGCTTGCTCATATTGGATGAAAACCAGTGAATAATTAGCTGAACAACTTTTGTTCATCTGGTTCTCAGTCTGCCTTCTGAAACACAGGGTACCTTTCATATCACAGGAAAAAACTATAATGTTCACCCTCAGTCTTTCTGGGTCAAATATCCAGTTTATTTAGTCATTCCAGACTATGAACCTGGCCAGCCCTTTCTGAAGTGCTACAGTTTGTGATTATTCCTCTATACTGAGACCAACAGAACCGAGCAACAATTTACAGGTGTAACAGGACACATGGAGGGTATAATGAAACTAGTCCCTCTCATTTTTACACACCTTCTGCCAACATAACGTGGGCTTACATTAGTTTCATTGGCAACCATGTTTCATAATcgcttgtatttattttaatttatgtagatatttcCTTTTCAAGGAGGTGGAacataactccccattccctaaAGTGTGGGTAATGCTTAGTGCCTCGCTTCCAAAGCATACAAcatagaaagagaagggaaagtaaCTTTACAGCCAAGAAACTTGGCAGATACTACCTCAGCCAGGGTTCAACGCCATCTGTGTTATGTCAGGTTGACAGCATGTACCCTTGATAGGAAGTGCTGAGAACAGTGCTTTACTCCTGTAGTTTTCCCCAAAAATCCTATGAccccagtctaaccatgagaaaaacattaggcaaacccaaattgagggacgtTCTGCAATACAACTGACCAGCATCGGGaagtgtcaaggtcatcaaaaacatcTTCTTAGAGCCTAACTCATTGTAAGTGGTGTCCTGgataggatcctggaacagaaaaaggacattaggggaaaaactagtgaaattcaaataaaatatgaagtttaatttaaaatgtatcagtattggttcattagTTATGACAAACATATGACTAACGTAAGAtgttaacaataagaaaaaatggGTGAGGCATATACAAGAAGTCTTTGCACTAGCCTTGCAACTTTTCTGCAAACTTAAAACTAttctaaagtaaaaattttatttaaagaaaaaaaaattctataggaAGAGCAGAGGAACTTTAAGCATAGATGCTCAATTTTTATCCATTGTATCACCTCATGAAGAAATATTTTGGGAGCAATATTAGATGATTCGCTGTCTTTTTTCAGCTTTCAGTGCTCTGGAAAATAACTGGTTATAAGTTAAGCTATATGAGTTCAGCATAAACCCCAAACTGAGAAACTGACTGAGTCTTTACCATAATAGCACTGCAAGAATTGgtgggttttggggttttgttttttttggatgatctgtctgatCTAGTTTGATGATTTTGAatagggcaaaagagaaatacATATTGTTCCCCACTCAACCCTATGTTGGCTACAATTCctctttcttggaaaaaaaacatattttgacaTCATAATAGTGCTTTTGAATTATATTATTTCCTGCTGCATCTTTGTCCCACAGCAATGACAACTCTGGGAGTCAAGGATTGTGTCTGGATTGCTCAGCAGTGTACCTCCaagctcaatgaatttttttgaatgaataaatgatgaaaaaagaataaaattttctatatacaaatGACATGATTTGTGCCCAAAACTGGGGGGATTTAACAGAACATTATATCTAAGTACCATCAAAAAGGTttaagatggggacttccctggtggcgcagtggttaagaacccacctgcctatgcaggggacgtgggttcgagcccggtctgcgaagatcccacatgccacggagcaactgatcccgtgcgccacaactactgagcctgcactctagagccctcgtgccaccactactgaagcccgcgtgcctagagcctgagctccgcaacaagagaagccaccacaatgagaagccctcgcactgcaacaaagagtagcccctgctcgctgcaactagagaaagcacgcatgcggcaacgaagacccaacacagccaaaaataaataaataaataaatttataaataaataaaataagaaataaaattaactgcTTTTCTGCttgttattcctttttttaaatgaggactataaaaatgagaacataaaacaaaattttaggccttaatgcatagaaaaataatatatagctTGGTGATGGGATACATATATCAGAAGCCACACAGTACACTACATCAAgattaaatattactttttaggATAATACTGGCATTAGTTTTGGCACAGTTTTGAAGTCTAAATTATGTAGAAGATACCTGATAAAACTGGTTACAATTTTACTGCACTGATTGttgtattaaaaaatatgttgtatttgcattttaagtggttttttctttaaaaaaaaaagctttacaaaGATGCCTTCTAAGTAAAAAATTATTGACAAAATACCCCAAAATATGGAAATGATAATTCAATAGCCATAAAACAATTACATATCAACAAAAATACAATCTTCATCAAtattaaagaattagaaaaaattttgataaatgcTACAGGAAATATTCGAGCTCATAAATACTGACACAGGGTTAAATTTTCAGGTTGGTGTCATCTTGCTTGAGGTATTTTCTGTGTTCtcttaaatgtaaaattcatGTTTTGTAAAAGCCAGTCCTGTAagtttagagaagaaaaattgtTAACATTTGTTCTAATATGAACTCTTAAGATTCCCTCCCTTTAAACAACCCTATTGAAACAATTAATTTCAAAAGCCTAAATACATGtggatgtttaaaatttttttcaacaaatgtaaTATGAATAATTACATGGCTAAATGGCTTTCTTATGAACTACtcatggggaaaaaataagatgATAATCTAATGATCTACAAAAATATATCATTCCAAGATCATTTAGAATCTAGTATTCGCACATCAGAGCTCCTCTGGtttctaaataatataaaaatcagtaaaaatgaaaatcaaagctgatcatattaggaaaaaatatggaaaatttgTTAGCTTAttagataaactttaaaaatcagaaagattaaatattgaatttttaagaaaactaaactGCTAGTCTCTTAAGTACACATTTAAATTACCTCCTGTTATCTTCTGTGGAAAATTATACTTGGGAGGCATCAcctgtcttctgcccattccaTGGGATCTTGAAAGCAAGCAGTCTACATACATGTCCCAGAAATCCTGAGCTATGCTTAAGAAGACATTATAATGTCTAGGCTGCTGGGATTTTTGCAGGAACAACATGAAATTCCAGAAAGAATCCACAGTGTGCTCTATCTTGATTTCCTTGAGATCTATCAGTGTCAAAGAGCAAGCATTCCAGCACTGGAGATCAATGTCTTCCATGATCCCTGGGCTGTTGCTGGCAAGCACCCCCTTTTGAAATTCAAAATCCGCGTTAATCAGATTTATCAGCATCATGCAGCCCAGAGGTAGGTAGAACCATCTTCCTGTGGCAAAATTCATattctatacagaaaaaaaaatgaagatatatttttaacttattttaagttaaatattataaattgaataataatatttattcaattaCTTGATGATCTGTTTAAACCTAAAAAGTTATAACTACTTATGTATTTGGTTTTTATCAAacctaaaaaattataaatacatatttggttTTGATCAAGTCAAATTTGCCTACTATGTATTTATTGGTTTTCCTCTAAGTTGCTGACTCTCAGACTTTCCTTCGAAAGGATATAACAAACAGCTTTACCAACATTCTGATAAACAGTCTTCAGAAGCCACTGAAATCCAACACGTTTATGAAGTTGTGATACATTCATTTCATCAAAGACCTTTGGAGCGGAAAGAAACTCTAAAAAGCATGTGTTCCAACCTTCTACTTTCACAGATTAGAAAAATTCTCAGTGATACGATTCAGCAAGTTCTCAGGTCTCCTGTCTCTCTATCCAAGACTCCTACCACAATACATTTCAACCAAGAAGATCAAAATGCAGCCCTTTCTACAGGTAACCATAAAAAATGGTGTGTGCGGTTTTCTTTAAATTGACGCTTTCCAATCTATCAAGTGTTGGATGCTCAAGCACCATTTTAGGTTTCAAAGTTACTGATGAaatttattcattgaaaaaatatttgttatacaCTGATATCTGGTGGATCCCTGACTTTTCTCAGGTTGTTCAGGAGCTGGTTAGAGaagattaacatacatacacaaagGAGCACGAAGACAAGAAAAGTGATATAAGCCAATATGACATGGTGCAGCACCAATAACATTCAGCAAAATCTAGGTATTTTCTCACGATTCTTTGCACAAGTTTCCCTGAAAACTGATTGCTCAGTAAATCGGCCTGAAGCCTATAGGTGAAGTCAAGGTCTAAATTCGCTTTGAATGGCCCTACCATTCCAGGCTGGCATTGGAAATGTCCCTGACACAACCTTGACAGCCAGGTCGGAGGAGTGGAGCGGCGAGGACAGACCCAGAAGACAGTACTCACCTTCTTCCCCGTAAACCACCGTCCTCCACTCCTCCCtaaccaccacccccccccaaaaaaaaaagaagttaggtTAAAGAGACAAACTCAACGAAACAAATTTAAACTTAGGTTAGTCGGGTCGTTTCACATTGTGGAAAATTGTGCAGGTTTCCCAAACAGAGCTGACAGTGGTCAGTTTATAATACAAAGGACTGAGTGGGACCAGAGAATTTTATTCCTCAAGAATTTCAGGTTACCCTCCGCATCAGTGCTCTCCTGCCGGGTCGGGTCACCTGGACGCAGACAGGGAGCCCGCGGGGAATGGTACCTCTCTTAGGCAGCGGAGGCGAGCGTCCGGGTGCGATGTCGTGCGTGCGCTGCGCTCCCTCGAGGGATGAGGGCGGCTCTTGACTGGAAGGGACAAGAGGTCTCTGagcggactcccaacccctgCCCAGCCGAACCCACCCCTACAGGCTGGTGACAGGTGGAAGCGGTGCTCTGCGACCTGCCGCCAGCGCACCCCGGGCGCCCTGAACTCGACCTAGGGAACCGTCTCGGCCGCACCGCGCTCCGGAGCCAAGCGGCTCAGGCTCCCCGGGAGCGGCGCTGCGGAATCTGCTGCCGCCGCTGAGGAATCTGCTGCAGCCGCTGGGGGCTCGAAGTCAGCCCTGCAGCCCGAACCACGCTCCCCTTCTAGAGACTGAGTGAGGGGGCAGAGTGTGTGGCCGCTCTCAAGGCCCCGCCCTCACCTTGCCCACCTCCCCAGTCCCGAGACCCAGGAACAAGGACAGTGTGAAAAAGAGTAAAGTCACAAGAGTATCTCACTAATGATGATAGatgaaaaatcctaaacaaaatattatcaaaccaaattcagcaggaTTTAGGAAAATACACATCAGTATCAAGCTGggattatcccagggatgcaaagatcaacatatgaaaatcaattagtGGATTcaccacaaaaacaaactgaagagAGAAACCACTTGATTAAACGCAACACCCATTcaagataaaaaacaataaaaaacctcttagtaaactaagaatagaagTGAATTTCCTTAACCTCTCAAATGTTATCCACCAAAACCCTACAGCAAGCATCTTTCTATGGTAAATCATTAAAAGTATTCTCTTTTagagtcaggtaccaaaatgttcattgcagc
The genomic region above belongs to Lagenorhynchus albirostris chromosome 8, mLagAlb1.1, whole genome shotgun sequence and contains:
- the FAM237B gene encoding protein FAM237B, yielding MNFATGRWFYLPLGCMMLINLINADFEFQKGVLASNSPGIMEDIDLQCWNACSLTLIDLKEIKIEHTVDSFWNFMLFLQKSQQPRHYNVFLSIAQDFWDMYVDCLLSRSHGMGRRQVMPPKYNFPQKITGGNLNVYLRD